The proteins below are encoded in one region of Reichenbachiella sp. 5M10:
- the hutI gene encoding imidazolonepropionase, whose amino-acid sequence MKLIGPFTQVLTLHQLPLKGSLKDDQLEIIPDGGVLVRGGEIQSVGNWKALRRQYPEAKMEEVDGPSVAMPGLIDAHTHICFAGSRAMDYAARNDGKSYLDIQQAGGGIWSTVQHTREASLDELTRLTTQRIQRLNEHGITTVEVKSGYGLNVEEELKMLRCINTVKEANTANIDLISTCLAAHIKPKDFEGTHATYLQYLVEELVPHVQAEKLTTRFDIFVEEGAFDPMISKVYLEQIKLLGFDLTIHGDQFSTGGSRLAVEVGARSVDHLEASGAQEIEFLSKSDVVPVALPGASLGLGCAFAPARKLLDAGCSLAIASDWNPGSAPHGELLTQAALLGAHQKLSSAEVIAALTFRAAHALGLGDRGSLSAGKLADVVSFPCTDYREVLYHQGSLKVSQVWKRGGLLSPTSKS is encoded by the coding sequence ATGAAATTGATAGGCCCATTTACCCAAGTATTGACTTTGCATCAACTGCCACTCAAAGGCAGTCTAAAGGATGACCAACTCGAGATTATCCCCGATGGGGGGGTCCTTGTACGAGGGGGGGAGATACAGTCTGTCGGCAATTGGAAGGCGCTTAGGAGGCAATACCCCGAGGCGAAAATGGAGGAGGTTGACGGGCCATCGGTAGCCATGCCGGGTTTGATTGATGCGCATACACACATTTGTTTTGCGGGGAGTCGTGCCATGGATTATGCCGCACGCAATGACGGCAAGAGTTATTTGGATATTCAGCAAGCGGGTGGTGGGATATGGAGTACTGTACAGCATACCCGTGAAGCTAGCTTAGACGAACTTACGAGGCTGACGACTCAAAGAATCCAGCGGCTCAACGAGCACGGCATCACCACGGTAGAGGTCAAAAGTGGCTATGGCCTGAATGTAGAGGAAGAGTTGAAGATGCTGCGTTGTATAAACACCGTCAAAGAAGCGAACACTGCCAATATTGATCTCATCTCTACGTGTTTGGCAGCTCATATTAAACCCAAGGACTTTGAGGGAACGCATGCAACGTATTTGCAATACCTAGTGGAAGAGTTGGTCCCGCATGTACAAGCAGAAAAGCTGACGACTCGTTTTGATATTTTCGTGGAAGAGGGAGCATTTGATCCTATGATTTCCAAGGTGTATTTGGAGCAGATAAAGTTACTCGGCTTTGATCTAACTATCCATGGAGATCAGTTCAGTACGGGAGGGAGTAGGTTGGCGGTAGAAGTCGGAGCACGAAGCGTCGATCACTTGGAAGCCAGTGGAGCGCAAGAAATTGAGTTTCTATCCAAGAGTGATGTGGTGCCTGTTGCTTTGCCGGGTGCTTCGTTGGGCTTGGGTTGTGCATTTGCTCCCGCAAGAAAACTACTCGATGCGGGCTGTAGCTTGGCGATTGCCTCAGATTGGAATCCTGGATCGGCTCCCCATGGCGAACTATTGACGCAAGCAGCCCTGCTGGGTGCACATCAAAAACTCAGCAGTGCCGAGGTGATAGCAGCGCTGACCTTCCGTGCCGCTCATGCGCTAGGTTTGGGAGATAGAGGCAGCTTGTCAGCAGGGAAACTAGCTGATGTAGTGTCGTTTCCGTGTACTGACTATCGTGAAGTGCTCTACCATCAGGGGAGTCTAAAGGTGAGTCAGGTGTGGAAGAGAGGTGGGCTGCTTTCGCCTACTTCGAAATCGTGA
- a CDS encoding lactonase family protein, with protein sequence MNRLVLFVSLFAMFSACQQEADEYWVYVSSNDVTSTVGVACYLWRPSKGLLVEHGGDSTSRTSSYLAIDQANARLYSIDGIGIHAFVIDRETGELSSINSQSHIGKGPCYISLAQNKNYLMVAYYRSGEIASFALDDQGRIGGEVSRITHRGSSIHERQTAPHAHMILPAPQGDLVYATDLGTDQVLTYLVSDGGVILPRPVSTTDAVPGFGPRHLAFHPNGRYVYMLAELTGHVMAFAYTDESGITTVLDTVRVLSEDYVGFNKAADIHVSGDGRFLYASNRGDNSLAICEILEDGSLGVPSYSSSGGIWPRAFEIDPTDHYVLVANKRSATICVFDREMETGRLELLESVPTVVAPQCIKFIKRK encoded by the coding sequence ATGAATCGATTGGTATTGTTCGTGTCTCTTTTTGCCATGTTTAGCGCTTGTCAGCAGGAGGCTGATGAGTATTGGGTTTATGTTTCTTCCAATGACGTCACTTCCACGGTAGGGGTAGCTTGCTACTTGTGGCGACCCAGCAAGGGACTTTTGGTGGAGCATGGGGGAGATTCTACCTCGCGGACCAGTTCGTATCTCGCCATCGATCAAGCCAATGCCAGGCTCTACTCTATCGACGGGATTGGCATTCATGCTTTTGTCATTGATAGAGAGACGGGCGAGTTGTCTTCTATCAACTCACAGTCGCATATTGGGAAGGGGCCGTGCTATATCAGCCTTGCTCAGAACAAGAACTATCTTATGGTCGCTTATTACCGTTCGGGAGAGATTGCTAGCTTCGCGCTCGACGATCAGGGGCGGATTGGAGGGGAAGTAAGCCGAATCACACACCGAGGATCAAGCATACATGAGCGCCAAACAGCACCACATGCGCATATGATTCTACCGGCTCCTCAGGGAGACTTAGTGTACGCTACGGATCTAGGGACAGATCAGGTGTTGACCTATCTCGTATCGGATGGAGGAGTGATTTTGCCACGACCAGTGTCTACCACAGATGCCGTGCCTGGCTTTGGGCCAAGACATTTGGCCTTCCATCCGAATGGAAGGTATGTCTACATGCTTGCCGAACTCACAGGGCATGTCATGGCTTTTGCCTATACCGATGAGTCTGGAATCACGACGGTTTTAGATACAGTTCGTGTTTTGTCAGAAGATTATGTGGGGTTTAACAAAGCTGCAGATATCCATGTCTCTGGAGATGGTCGGTTTCTGTATGCTTCCAATCGAGGAGACAATAGCCTAGCGATTTGTGAGATTCTCGAGGATGGCTCGTTGGGAGTTCCTTCGTATAGCAGCAGTGGAGGGATCTGGCCGAGAGCTTTTGAGATTGACCCGACGGATCACTATGTCCTGGTGGCCAACAAACGGTCTGCGACTATCTGCGTATTTGATAGAGAGATGGAGACAGGTCGTCTGGAACTGCTAGAGAGTGTGCCGACAGTTGTCGCTCCACAATGTATCAAATTCATCAAACGCAAATAG
- a CDS encoding efflux RND transporter permease subunit, with product MLNRIIRYFLENKLVTILLLLACVIWGLVTAPFGWKLDFLPSDPVPVDAIPDIGENQQIVFTEWMGRSPQDIEDQITYPLTTSLLGIPGVKSIRSSSILGASSIYIIFSEEVEFYWSRSRILEKLSSLPAGLLPNGVQPTLGPDATALGQVYWYTLEGRDPEGNPTGGWDLHELRKVQDFYVKYGLNAVEGVSEVASIGGFVQEYQVDVNPEALRVYGISLQQVISAVRQSNRDVGAQTIEINQAEYLVRGLGYVRSVEDLEQAVVTVSDNVPIRIRDIGIVALGPATRRGLLDKDGAEVVGGVVVARYGSNPLAVITEVKDKIKVLSAGLPKKTLANGVESQLTLVPFYDRTQLIHETLGTLEEALSLEVLITILVVIVMVLNLRASLMIASLLPIAVLMVFVAMRYVGVDANIVALSGIAIAIGTMVDLGIVLSENIIQHIREAPASQNLKETIYKAAAEVSGALVTAVATTVVSFIPVFAMEAAEGKLFRPLAFTKTFALLAALFVSLIILPTLAQWFFGIKIHKKAVAKVLHALLVMVGFVAMFWVSLWAGLSLLAFGVAWFVRVYSGYRHWVIKHAAVLIAVASVTWLLAKYWMPLGVGESTGLNFLFVALVLVLILGGFALLEKFYGRILDWCLAHKRTFLALPTTVILFGAMIWIGFGSVFGWMAKGLDVVGVNLRAIDAWSAMTHTFPGIGKEFMPSLDEGSFLLMPSSMPHAGMSQNKRVVQQLDMLVANIPEVELSVGKMGRAETALDPAPISMYENVINYRSEYRIGADGHRQRYLVDDHDNYVLTQVMDRNKATRRWVLDRHKKWLAMDTDTVYLDDRLQPIGRVDVALGYERIVRHLVPDQEGEYFRNWREEIQSPDDIWEAIVAVTHLPGVTSAPKLQPIETRLVMLQTGMRAPMGIKVFGPDLQSIEDFGMKLEEVLKHVPSVKTEAVFADRIVGKPYIHLRIDRESIARYGLSIEAVQQAIETAVGGVKITETVEGRERFPVRVRYPRELRDDPSTLADIYIPTPVGVQVPMSELVHIEYAQGPQMIKSEDTFLLGYVLLDKRDGYAEVDVVEAAQQYIQDQIDQGVLVVPAGVSFKFSGSYENQVRAEKRLAIIVPVVLVVIFMILYFQFRSISTSLMIFAGIAMAFSGAFLMLWLYGQSWFLDFSFMGSNMRDLFQLHTVNLSVAVWVGFIALFGIATDDGVLIGTYLDYSLAKNQPKTIDAVRRSVREAGSRRIKPAIMTTATTIIALLPVLTSSGRGSDIMIPMAIPAFGGMFVAAITYFITPVLYSWREERKLNKRTNDKGYENAR from the coding sequence ATGCTCAATAGAATTATTCGTTATTTTTTGGAAAACAAGCTGGTTACGATATTGTTACTCCTTGCTTGTGTCATTTGGGGTTTAGTCACAGCGCCTTTTGGTTGGAAGCTTGACTTCCTGCCGAGTGATCCGGTACCTGTGGATGCTATACCCGATATAGGAGAGAATCAGCAGATCGTGTTCACCGAATGGATGGGTCGTTCTCCCCAAGATATCGAAGATCAGATCACTTACCCGTTGACCACCTCTCTGTTGGGAATTCCCGGGGTGAAGTCTATTCGTAGTTCTTCGATACTTGGAGCGTCGAGCATTTACATTATATTCAGTGAAGAGGTAGAGTTTTATTGGTCACGTTCGCGGATATTGGAGAAGCTCAGTTCCTTGCCAGCGGGACTTTTGCCGAATGGCGTACAACCTACTCTCGGACCTGATGCGACTGCACTGGGGCAGGTCTACTGGTATACGCTGGAAGGGCGCGACCCTGAGGGCAATCCTACGGGAGGATGGGATTTGCATGAGTTGCGCAAGGTGCAGGATTTCTATGTCAAGTACGGCCTGAATGCTGTCGAAGGAGTCTCAGAGGTGGCTTCTATCGGTGGGTTTGTACAGGAGTATCAGGTAGATGTCAACCCCGAAGCGTTGCGTGTCTATGGTATCTCGTTGCAACAGGTGATATCTGCTGTCCGCCAGTCCAACCGTGATGTGGGTGCCCAAACGATCGAAATCAATCAGGCTGAGTACCTGGTGCGAGGTTTGGGATATGTTCGTTCGGTAGAGGATCTCGAGCAGGCGGTAGTGACGGTCAGTGACAATGTCCCGATTCGCATCCGAGACATCGGTATAGTTGCTCTTGGTCCAGCTACACGTCGTGGACTACTGGACAAAGACGGGGCAGAAGTCGTCGGCGGAGTAGTCGTAGCACGCTACGGATCCAACCCTTTGGCAGTGATCACGGAAGTCAAAGACAAAATCAAAGTGCTCTCTGCGGGATTACCCAAAAAGACTTTAGCCAATGGAGTAGAGAGTCAATTGACTTTGGTGCCCTTTTATGACAGGACCCAGTTGATTCACGAAACCTTGGGTACGCTAGAGGAAGCACTATCTCTGGAGGTTTTGATCACCATACTGGTGGTGATCGTCATGGTACTGAATCTGCGTGCGTCGCTGATGATAGCGAGCTTGCTGCCGATCGCGGTGTTGATGGTTTTCGTCGCGATGCGCTATGTTGGAGTGGATGCCAATATTGTGGCTTTGTCGGGGATTGCTATTGCGATCGGTACGATGGTGGACCTAGGGATAGTCCTGTCAGAAAATATCATCCAACATATCCGAGAAGCCCCTGCATCTCAAAACCTCAAAGAAACAATCTATAAGGCAGCTGCCGAAGTGAGTGGGGCCTTGGTCACGGCAGTAGCGACGACTGTGGTTAGTTTCATTCCTGTGTTTGCGATGGAAGCCGCCGAAGGCAAGCTGTTTCGTCCGTTGGCCTTTACCAAGACCTTTGCTTTGCTTGCTGCATTGTTTGTTTCATTGATTATCCTGCCGACATTGGCGCAGTGGTTTTTTGGGATCAAAATCCATAAAAAAGCTGTCGCCAAAGTTCTCCATGCTCTACTTGTCATGGTAGGGTTTGTGGCAATGTTTTGGGTGTCGCTGTGGGCAGGGCTATCACTTCTGGCTTTTGGTGTGGCGTGGTTTGTTCGTGTGTACAGCGGCTACCGTCACTGGGTCATCAAGCATGCAGCAGTTTTGATCGCGGTAGCTTCGGTGACGTGGTTGCTAGCCAAGTACTGGATGCCACTAGGGGTGGGAGAGTCTACTGGGCTCAACTTCCTCTTTGTAGCACTGGTACTGGTGCTGATCTTGGGTGGGTTTGCCTTGTTGGAAAAATTCTATGGTCGGATTCTTGATTGGTGTTTGGCACACAAAAGAACATTTCTGGCGCTACCGACGACTGTGATTCTCTTTGGAGCGATGATTTGGATTGGGTTTGGGAGTGTCTTTGGCTGGATGGCCAAGGGGTTGGATGTCGTGGGAGTGAATCTACGAGCTATTGATGCATGGTCGGCGATGACACACACTTTCCCTGGGATCGGAAAGGAGTTTATGCCATCACTAGACGAAGGTAGTTTCCTGCTGATGCCAAGCTCAATGCCCCATGCAGGGATGAGCCAAAACAAGCGTGTGGTACAGCAGCTTGATATGCTGGTCGCCAACATCCCCGAAGTAGAACTGTCGGTGGGTAAGATGGGGCGTGCCGAAACAGCACTCGACCCTGCCCCCATCTCTATGTACGAAAATGTGATCAACTACCGTAGTGAGTACCGGATTGGAGCAGATGGGCATCGTCAGCGGTATTTGGTGGATGATCACGATAATTATGTTTTGACGCAAGTCATGGATCGCAATAAGGCTACCAGACGCTGGGTGCTGGATAGGCACAAGAAATGGCTCGCCATGGATACCGATACCGTGTATTTGGACGACAGACTGCAACCCATCGGTAGAGTAGATGTAGCATTGGGCTATGAACGTATCGTGCGACATTTGGTGCCAGATCAAGAAGGAGAGTATTTTCGAAACTGGAGAGAAGAGATACAATCTCCCGATGATATTTGGGAGGCTATCGTGGCAGTGACCCACCTGCCAGGCGTGACATCTGCTCCTAAACTGCAACCGATAGAGACTCGACTGGTCATGCTACAGACGGGGATGCGTGCCCCTATGGGAATCAAAGTCTTTGGACCGGACTTGCAATCCATCGAGGATTTTGGAATGAAGCTGGAGGAGGTGTTGAAGCACGTGCCATCGGTCAAGACCGAAGCGGTATTTGCTGATCGTATTGTAGGCAAACCCTACATCCACCTCAGAATTGACCGAGAGTCTATCGCTCGCTATGGACTGAGTATAGAGGCCGTACAGCAGGCCATCGAGACGGCAGTAGGCGGGGTGAAAATCACCGAGACGGTAGAGGGGAGGGAGCGTTTTCCGGTACGTGTACGCTACCCGAGAGAGTTGCGTGATGATCCCAGCACCTTGGCGGACATCTACATTCCTACGCCGGTGGGAGTACAGGTCCCGATGAGCGAACTCGTCCATATCGAGTACGCACAGGGGCCACAGATGATTAAAAGTGAAGATACCTTTTTGCTGGGGTATGTCCTCTTGGACAAAAGAGATGGGTATGCCGAAGTAGACGTAGTGGAGGCAGCCCAACAGTATATCCAGGATCAGATTGATCAAGGGGTCTTGGTGGTGCCAGCGGGAGTGAGTTTCAAATTTTCTGGGAGTTACGAAAACCAAGTAAGGGCGGAGAAGCGTCTGGCAATCATTGTTCCTGTCGTATTGGTGGTTATTTTCATGATCCTTTATTTTCAGTTCAGATCCATTTCCACGTCGTTGATGATTTTTGCAGGGATAGCGATGGCTTTTAGTGGGGCTTTTTTGATGCTTTGGCTGTACGGCCAGAGCTGGTTTCTGGATTTTTCATTCATGGGGAGCAACATGCGGGACTTGTTTCAGCTCCATACTGTCAACCTCAGTGTCGCTGTATGGGTAGGATTTATTGCCTTGTTTGGGATCGCTACGGACGATGGAGTACTGATAGGTACTTATTTGGACTATAGTCTGGCAAAAAATCAGCCAAAGACCATCGATGCAGTTCGACGCTCTGTTCGTGAGGCGGGGAGTAGACGTATCAAGCCAGCGATCATGACCACTGCTACGACAATCATTGCACTATTGCCTGTACTCACGTCCAGTGGCCGAGGGTCAGATATCATGATCCCAATGGCGATACCCGCTTTTGGCGGAATGTTCGTAGCAGCGATTACGTATTTTATCACTCCTGTATTGTACAGTTGGAGGGAAGAAAGAAAATTGAATAAAAGAACAAATGACAAAGGCTATGAAAATGCAAGATGA
- a CDS encoding TolC family protein yields MKMQDEQSVQSLHGKTQMKGAWWTPSRSMGIIWIGLWLLALPTMSQSLEEYLQMAGENNPGLKAEYAAFEAAMQRVAQTNALPDPTLSFGYFVSPIETRLGPQQAKLSLMQMFPWFGTLRAKEDAATRLAEAKYQLFLDARYELFFQVKQAYYLIYEVREHIRWQEENLEILSTYKALATTAFSSSNGSMVDVIRTDIMMEDTRTNIRLLEQQIMSLELKFNRLLHRPDSLSVVIVDTLALRSESETEVRDSLLARHPRVQALELQQQAAESSEILARKSSGPQFGVGLEYAFVGQREDMEVPHNGRDVFMPMVTMTLPMFRGKYKAAVREAQFSRQVLESQKAELTDVLTIEYEMALYALQQSAQLFGLYEEQVVKTKQAIDLLYSAYSNSGKDLEEVLRMQQQLLRYEMEKATAIKNHRIAQAQLDYLTTKSE; encoded by the coding sequence ATGAAAATGCAAGATGAACAAAGTGTGCAAAGTCTTCATGGTAAAACGCAAATGAAGGGTGCATGGTGGACGCCCTCCAGGTCTATGGGTATCATATGGATAGGGCTTTGGCTGTTGGCGCTCCCGACAATGAGTCAGTCTCTGGAAGAGTATCTGCAGATGGCGGGAGAAAACAACCCTGGATTGAAAGCCGAATATGCGGCGTTTGAAGCAGCCATGCAGCGTGTCGCCCAAACCAATGCCTTGCCCGATCCTACATTGTCGTTTGGGTATTTTGTCAGTCCGATTGAGACTCGACTTGGCCCTCAGCAAGCAAAACTATCGTTGATGCAAATGTTTCCTTGGTTTGGAACGCTGCGTGCCAAAGAGGATGCTGCGACACGACTTGCAGAAGCGAAGTATCAGCTGTTTTTGGATGCGAGATACGAGTTGTTTTTTCAAGTCAAACAAGCCTACTATCTGATCTACGAAGTAAGGGAGCATATACGTTGGCAGGAGGAGAATTTGGAGATTTTGTCCACGTACAAAGCATTGGCAACTACCGCCTTTTCGAGTTCGAATGGGAGTATGGTCGATGTGATCCGTACCGATATCATGATGGAAGATACTCGCACCAATATTCGTTTATTGGAGCAACAAATCATGTCGTTAGAGTTGAAATTCAATCGACTGCTCCATCGTCCAGACTCACTGTCTGTCGTGATCGTGGATACGCTTGCACTGAGGTCAGAGTCGGAGACCGAAGTACGAGATAGTTTGCTCGCTCGGCATCCGAGAGTACAAGCGCTAGAGTTGCAGCAGCAGGCTGCCGAGTCGAGCGAGATTTTGGCACGAAAAAGCAGTGGTCCACAATTTGGTGTTGGGTTAGAGTATGCCTTTGTCGGTCAGAGAGAGGATATGGAGGTGCCTCACAATGGTCGGGACGTATTTATGCCAATGGTGACGATGACACTGCCGATGTTTCGGGGCAAGTACAAGGCAGCGGTGCGGGAGGCTCAGTTCAGTCGGCAAGTGCTGGAGTCACAGAAGGCTGAGTTGACCGACGTATTGACGATAGAGTATGAAATGGCGCTCTATGCACTCCAGCAGTCCGCGCAGTTGTTTGGTCTGTATGAAGAACAGGTCGTCAAGACCAAACAAGCCATCGATTTGTTGTACAGCGCATACAGCAACTCGGGGAAGGATCTCGAAGAAGTATTGCGTATGCAGCAGCAATTGCTCCGATACGAAATGGAAAAAGCTACAGCGATCAAGAATCATCGCATCGCTCAGGCACAGTTGGATTATCTCACTACCAAATCAGAATAA
- a CDS encoding efflux RND transporter periplasmic adaptor subunit codes for MKDVSKQTVVVALATLLLGFLAGWLLMGEHSSEAGLAVHTSEVAHQEWTCSMHPQIRQSEPGQCPICGMELIPVYQETETASPLEGIKLSSTAMQLASVQTAAVRRQQPVKELRLSGTVQPDERRVSSQTSHITGRIEALKVNYTGEYVRRGQVIAYVYSPELVTAQRELFEANKIRNTQPALYQAARDKLKNWKLTDRQIDSVLESGKPLDNFPILSDLNGVVIDKRVNLGDHIQQGEALFEVADLSQLWVLFDVYERDMSWVKVGDRMTFAVQSLPGSQFQGKVSFIDPVIDSRSRVAKARVTVSNTEGRLKPEMFVTGELESPLEEVSPTIVVPKSAVMWTGERSIVYVKVGQGEFVLREVILGPSLGDRYMIQSGLREGEEIVIHGTFSVDAAAQLAGKPSMMNQEGGVMLAGHHHAGMDGASAPKEESTLSAKAQIALEVLYKDYFRMKDELVRDDFVQAKERGEQLSADLSQIPMSLFATSTHETWMTTKRQLEEPLARIHAYKTIAELRTGFIEISEAMIGMTEVFGTNEEELYVHKCPMANRNQGAIWMSEEVEVNNPYFGSEMPKCGEVIKRFTRQ; via the coding sequence ATGAAGGATGTAAGTAAACAAACAGTAGTTGTGGCTTTGGCCACATTGCTGCTAGGGTTTTTGGCCGGATGGCTGTTGATGGGGGAACATTCGTCTGAAGCAGGTCTAGCAGTGCATACGAGTGAAGTGGCGCATCAAGAGTGGACTTGTTCGATGCATCCGCAGATTCGTCAATCAGAGCCTGGGCAGTGTCCTATCTGTGGGATGGAGTTGATCCCTGTGTACCAAGAGACAGAGACTGCTAGTCCGCTCGAAGGGATCAAGCTGTCGTCTACCGCTATGCAGCTAGCGAGTGTGCAGACGGCTGCTGTACGTAGGCAGCAGCCAGTCAAGGAGCTGCGGCTCTCGGGCACCGTCCAACCAGATGAGCGCCGAGTGTCCTCACAGACTTCGCATATCACCGGCAGGATCGAAGCACTCAAGGTCAACTACACAGGTGAGTACGTCAGGAGAGGACAGGTGATAGCATATGTCTATTCGCCTGAGCTAGTAACAGCACAGAGGGAACTGTTTGAAGCCAATAAAATTAGAAATACACAGCCTGCCTTGTATCAAGCAGCCCGAGACAAACTCAAAAACTGGAAGCTGACTGATCGTCAGATTGATAGCGTTTTGGAGTCTGGCAAGCCTTTGGACAATTTTCCGATTCTGTCAGATCTCAATGGGGTAGTGATCGACAAGAGAGTCAATCTCGGTGACCATATCCAGCAAGGAGAAGCGCTCTTTGAGGTAGCAGATTTGTCGCAGTTGTGGGTGCTGTTCGATGTGTATGAGCGCGACATGTCTTGGGTCAAGGTAGGAGATCGTATGACTTTCGCGGTACAGTCTCTACCAGGTAGTCAGTTTCAAGGAAAGGTGAGTTTCATCGATCCGGTCATTGATTCGAGATCTAGGGTTGCCAAAGCGAGAGTCACTGTGAGCAATACTGAAGGTCGTCTCAAACCAGAGATGTTTGTCACAGGAGAGCTAGAGAGTCCTCTTGAAGAGGTAAGTCCTACTATCGTCGTACCCAAATCCGCCGTGATGTGGACGGGAGAGCGTTCGATTGTCTATGTCAAAGTAGGACAGGGGGAGTTTGTCCTAAGAGAAGTGATCCTTGGTCCATCACTAGGCGATCGATACATGATCCAATCTGGATTGAGAGAGGGAGAAGAGATCGTGATACATGGGACGTTTAGCGTCGATGCTGCTGCTCAGTTGGCCGGTAAACCGAGCATGATGAATCAAGAGGGTGGAGTTATGCTTGCTGGCCATCATCATGCAGGTATGGATGGTGCTAGTGCTCCGAAAGAAGAATCTACCTTGAGCGCCAAAGCTCAAATAGCTCTAGAGGTTTTGTACAAGGATTACTTTCGGATGAAGGATGAGTTGGTGCGAGATGATTTTGTACAAGCGAAAGAAAGGGGAGAGCAGCTATCTGCAGATTTGTCTCAAATCCCTATGTCGTTATTCGCTACCAGTACTCACGAAACTTGGATGACTACCAAAAGGCAGTTGGAAGAGCCTCTAGCACGAATCCATGCCTACAAAACCATAGCAGAGTTGCGTACAGGGTTTATTGAAATCTCGGAAGCCATGATTGGTATGACGGAGGTTTTTGGCACAAATGAAGAGGAGCTCTATGTACACAAATGCCCGATGGCCAACCGCAATCAAGGAGCTATTTGGATGAGTGAAGAAGTAGAAGTCAACAACCCCTACTTTGGGAGTGAAATGCCTAAATGTGGAGAAGTAATCAAACGTTTTACCCGTCAATGA
- a CDS encoding DUF3347 domain-containing protein, translating to MKRKTISTLLMGVYLGAVACSGPSKSTEDQADLTETKGLEEISEETIETTVPEAMMTQEQVRQVVAGYLSIKDALVKSDSVAAGVAASEIVPILDGREELTLKLKVDVEYISDGVDLEAQRSAFYKLSENVYMLVKSTDAMDVPLYRQYCPMARHNEGAYWLSTEKEVLNPYFGDQMLRCGSVKEEI from the coding sequence ATGAAAAGAAAAACAATATCTACACTCCTTATGGGAGTATATCTAGGAGCAGTCGCTTGTAGTGGTCCTAGCAAGAGTACAGAAGATCAAGCGGATTTGACAGAAACCAAAGGGTTGGAAGAAATCAGTGAGGAGACGATCGAGACGACTGTGCCTGAGGCTATGATGACACAAGAGCAGGTTCGGCAAGTGGTGGCTGGTTATTTGTCAATCAAGGATGCACTGGTGAAGTCAGATTCTGTAGCGGCTGGTGTAGCGGCAAGCGAGATTGTGCCTATCCTCGATGGCAGGGAGGAGTTGACACTCAAGCTCAAAGTGGATGTGGAATACATTTCGGATGGAGTGGATTTGGAGGCACAGCGTTCGGCATTTTACAAACTCTCCGAGAATGTATACATGCTTGTCAAGTCGACCGATGCGATGGATGTGCCACTCTACCGTCAGTATTGTCCGATGGCTCGTCACAACGAAGGTGCATATTGGTTGAGTACCGAGAAAGAAGTGCTCAATCCTTATTTCGGAGACCAAATGCTCCGATGTGGATCTGTCAAAGAAGAAATTTAA
- a CDS encoding AraC family transcriptional regulator: MVCPRCIASVAEVLADLEIDTDEVRLGEVLLSAQLTKEKSQLLAQRLNELGFELLLDHKTKIIAKIKSILIESIHLSQDYPKVNYSTLLAEALHQDYATLSRLFSTHEGVTIEKFILSQKIERVKELLFYDEMTLSQIAITMHYSSVAHLSAQFKKETGMTPSQFKKNKQPGHVSRDQI; this comes from the coding sequence ATGGTATGTCCAAGATGCATTGCTTCGGTCGCAGAAGTACTCGCTGATTTGGAGATAGATACGGATGAGGTGCGCCTAGGAGAAGTTCTGTTGTCAGCACAGCTTACGAAAGAAAAGAGTCAGCTCTTGGCTCAGCGACTGAATGAACTCGGTTTTGAACTGTTGTTAGACCATAAGACCAAAATTATTGCAAAGATCAAGTCCATCTTGATCGAGAGCATTCATCTGTCTCAAGACTACCCCAAAGTGAATTACTCGACCTTGCTTGCAGAAGCATTGCATCAGGACTATGCTACGCTGAGTCGTTTGTTTTCGACACACGAAGGGGTGACCATCGAAAAATTCATCCTCAGTCAGAAAATCGAACGAGTAAAGGAGCTGTTGTTTTATGATGAAATGACCTTGTCACAAATTGCTATCACCATGCATTACAGTAGTGTAGCTCATCTCTCTGCGCAATTCAAAAAGGAAACAGGGATGACGCCAAGTCAGTTTAAGAAAAACAAGCAGCCTGGTCATGTCTCACGGGACCAGATTTAA